The Cynocephalus volans isolate mCynVol1 chromosome 1, mCynVol1.pri, whole genome shotgun sequence region ccctgaactttttattggaaaaattcaaatgcatatttttaaaaagcaagaatagTACAGCACTAAAACACCCTTCACCTGGATTCGTCACCTAATACTTTGCTAcgtttgctttctctctctatctctttgcTGAGTCATTTGGAAGTTCCATGCAGACATCACCACACTGCACCCCTAAATTCTTCAGTGTGTATCTCCTAAGAACAAGGGCATTCTCCCACATAACCATAATACAGTTATCACACtgagaatatttaaaactaaCACACTACTATTAACTAGCATTCAGTCCACATTCAAATTTCCCCCAGTTGCCCCAATAATGTCTTTCATAgctgttgtttttttccccaatacaGGATCCAGGAAAGATTGTgcgttgcatttagttgtcatggtTAGTCAGTCTCCTTTATTCTAGAACAGcccatacttttttcttttaaactttcatgacattgacatttttgaagagtccaGGTCAGTTTattgtcttttggtttttttccaaaatgtctgCCAATTTGGATCTGGATTAAATACAAACTTAACATTTTTTGGCAAAAATACCACATTGGTAATGtgtgtccttctcagtgcatcacATCAGGTAGCACATGGTGCCAGTTTGTCCCATGGTAAGTTGAATCACTCCCTTGTAAAGGTGCCATTTCTAATTAATAAGTAATCTGTGGAATTATAATAGCTTTAAACTGTGTGAATATTCCTCAGTATTTCATCCAATCATTCTAGTATCCTTCAATGATTCTTGTCAGAATTTGTAATTACTACTGTGTTTTTCAGAATTCATTATTACTCTGGTGTTTGCAAAATGCTGATTTGGTATCTCTAgtattctttctacatttcttaGTTGCCATTCTTCCATAAAGCAGaactttctcttccctcttcccacttttttatttctttatttttttaatggcagtaCAGACTCATAGAATCTTTTTCAAATCAATATGCTATAATCCATTCCTGTAACTGATCACTTTGATGCTCAGATTGCCCTTAATTTGGTCAGTGGGATCCTTTAGGATGCCTCCTGTGTCCTTCTGATATGTCCCCATCAACTTTTAGAGATTTCCTCACTTTTTGTCACAATGAGATGTTCCAGGTTCACCTCATATTTTTGCTGCTCTGGCCCCCTGGAATCAGCCATATCTTCAAGGCCCTAttctttgtttgttgtttgtttcaatGGGGAATGGTATTGAGAAACCAAAATTTAGGTAGCCAATGTGCTCTTTGCCACAGAGGTGCCATAACTTCTAGGTCATCTCAGTGGAAAAAGCTAAGAAAGACAAGTTTATGTCTTAAAAATCATGAGTTTGTACTAATATCTTCTGTTGCAATACAACACCTCAGCCTTCTTCTTCTCCATCCTTCAGTTTGTATCTCCCACTGTTAGAACACTGGCTCCCCCAAAACttcaatatatttattcttttgccCAATCCTATAATACACACAGTTACAGAATTGTTGTGCCAGTAACTATTACCAACAACAAGCTTACTAAATCCAGTTTATAATACCTTTGCAGTTTATAAAACTAATagtgctttatttcttttattaaaaaatcttaaatgtgacaaaaatgttcatatttgTCAATTATGTATGATAATTTCATGACTGTTAGTCATATtgttcattctcttctttttaaaactttttatggaAGTATAACATGCATACAGAAAAGTACACTTATAAGTGGGTGGCTAAATGAATTTTTACTATTGACTTATGTGCATCCGTGGGTGGGGGGGTTCTCTTGGTAGATATAGAGAAATAGAAGTATTAGGTTCTAGCTTGAGTGCATTTTAAGACATATTCCTAAATAGTACTTCAAAGTGACTATGCCAGTTTATTCTCCCACCAGCATTATGTGAGGATACCTGTTTGCCTACAGGCACGACAAAACTCAATAtcaaacaactttattttttgccAATCTAATGGATGAAATATTAGTATCCCATTGCATTTCTCttagataaaaatttttattcagttattAGCTATTTCCCTGTTTTTTCTATTAGACCGTTAGtctcttgctttttgtttctcatattttaacttgttttatagtttcattttaattaatatttcatttaattaatattatttaattaatatctAAGTAAACATTGTGATGTTTGTTATGAGGTAAGGCTGTAACTTTAAGTAGTAAGACTTTGTTTCAgtatcatttgcttatttatataaaaatacccTTATTGGGTCTTCTCTATTACAAAAATGATTATccaaaaaaatttggaaaatccaGATactcaggaagaagaaaataaaaattgtttctaaTACCATCACCCAGTTACAATACTGctaatattttaatgtgtattcttctaatcatcttttttttttttttgcttcttacaTCATTTGTTGAATTACCTTTCCCTTTGCTATGGGTTTGTGAATTTACTGTTTACatataccaatttttaaaaagttgggatCTGTTTTTGAGCTATTCTTACTGCTTTATTTGTCCGCATACTGTGCCTGTATCATTTAAATTGGTGAGGCTTTATGATACATTCTACTCTCTGTAGAGCCAGCTTCCCCTCATAGCTTTTCTAAAGTCTAGATTGGGTAAACATGAGTCTGTGTTACTTTGAGTTGTGACTAGGGGTTCTGTtcaatttaaaatgcataaaacaaaaagGCCTCTTCACATCATTTTTCCTATAACAAATCAAATCAGATTTACAGACATTCTCCTGTAAATTCTGGAGAAAGGAAGGTCCTTAAATTATTAGTGAGCAAGTCTGGGAAATAAAAACTGATTGTCCAATTCCCATTTTTACCTATTTAATGTGTGTAAAATGTTATTCatgtcttttcttcattcttttcttctttccttccttttggaaaGCTTTCATAGGTTCAATCGAGAGTTTTAACCCCTAGCTCGTTTTTCTCATATGGCCTTAAATTCCTCAACCCCACCATCTCCCACCGTAGGAACTTTCAGGATCACAACCCTTCGATGTTGAAGAGTGAGATACTGCATGTAAGATGGGTGCAAACCCTTACAATTTCCACTTCCAGTTCTGGCAGGTGAGGAAATTGGGCATTTCAATACTGCAAGTGATCCTCCATACCCTAAACTCATTGTCTTCACTCAGTTCCCTCAGTGTTTCTTTCCACCAGAGTCagtggggtgctggtgtgggaatGTACTGGCTCATGAGAGCTgactgttaaattttcaggaattttgcaagcaGATCATTAAGCACAGTcatgattaaaattaaattatataaacttacaattaaataaattatgtcaaaaacaaaggtaataaatactcaaaatgcATTGTTTCCTAATTATtactacattttactattattCATGCTCTTGAGGTTATTTGCACCTATCGTATATGCAGGGTGGAAATACTGTATGATGGTGTCCTATTGTGCATCTTTTCTCCACTCCGTGTTTtcttggtagcttgaaattggttATGCTGGCAGTATTCACACCACTGAAATTGGAAAAAACTACATATCAGAGTTtgagttattattttgttgagtgtgatggagaaaatattaacaatgcagattaaacttaaaagtgtGTCATGTCTATAGCCCTTGCTTTGTAAATAATTCCCAAAATCAAGGAAATATTCCTCCagtatttgaaaactattatTTGCTTCAGCAAAGAAGTTGCTTATATAGTTGACTAACAAATGACATTCCCATGTATATCTTTGTTATTTAACTTTCCTCTTACTCttaacataaatgaaaatatcaaccaATATTAATGCCAAAACTATACTTACTCACCAATTGCAATCCTAGGTTGCTTTTGGATACAAGAGTTTGGCAAAAATCAATTAAAGCATTCTTTGAGAATTAATTGTGCACGTAGAGTTTATAATAAagagtaatatatattttattatcatttgtaGGTTGTGTGCTACACACCTTTCATATTAGTAAAATTTATAATGAactatgtacatatatatctgcatactttttTGGAGAGCTGGCGGTTACCAGCACACTGCTGGCCAGAGGTGACAAACTGTTAGCCCCAGGCCAGATGGGAACCACTGTCATAGTTTGTTTGCCCCACCtgatgatatttaaaacaaacaaaaaagctaactGGCATGACAGCATTTACAAATTGTAAGAATTCAGATGAAAACCTGGAATTCCTAATTCTCTTGAAGGATCAGATCTAGCTCCATTGTATTCTTCCCTGGCAATACTCAGCTGGAGCTGAGCCACACTGGACCTTCAGATGAGGCATGCACCCTCACTTTACCATCATCCCCACCACTACCTGTTGTCCCCCAAACCTGCAGCTGAGTGTCAAATGCCTTTTATCCCCATATCTGTGCTGTGGATTTTCTCTGCTCCTTATTTATCCCACAACTGCACAACTGGACCCACATTTTCAGTCCAGAAATCTGGAAATCTCAGGCTTGATTTATAACTAAATTAGCTTTTCTcttctattgttttaagtcacaTTGCCCCACAATGATTTCTCAGAAGTGTGACTTAAAACATATGTGGAAGGgctttaaaactattaaaagctACCAACTGGAAGATATTTATAGGATGCATACAATTTCTAGCACCATTTAATTTTATGCCTTATTAATAAAAATCCATTAAAATTCAATTTGTTACATTTTCAGTAACAAAtgacatatatatttatcattaatcttttcacttatatttttttgcctttcattctcccccttttttctctctcctttatctTTTTCTATCACTTTAATATTACCTCTGAAGTTCAATGTCACTAATGAGGTCATTACATTTCCCTATTAAAATTCATACTTTggtctttcttttggcctatctGAAGCCCTGACATTATGAACTCATTCTAATTACTCTGAATGGCCAAATACCCCACCACTTAAGCAAATGTAGAAATCTCAGGTTATGTCAATTGCCCTATGTTAAGggttagaggaaaaaaatgtgatgAATGTGATCTAAAGTCATCAACCCCAGGACgttctgttatttttataatcaaacCATTTCTTATCATTATGGCATCATAAACACAATAACATGTCAACTTCATTGCACTCTAAATTTAGACATTTGTACCAAATTGTCATGGATTCTTTACATTTCACTTTAATGGTAAGTTGGGTCTCTatgagggaaaattatttttgtacaatGATgagtctatttaatttttttaaaagtatctttccTTGGTTTCTTTTATCAACACATATAAGCCATTTTGTGTCAACCATGCCATATAAAGTGTCTTAACTTTCCAATCTTAAACTTCCAAATGAATTGAGCCCTAAAAGTTCTTGTTAATTATCTATTAGTAATATGGGCATTTGTACAAATAGGAATAATGCTATAAGTGAGTAGTAGAGTCCCAGGCTAGCCCTTAACATAGTTAAATGCAGTTCTAATGGTGTTCATCCACATTCTGATTTTCTggagcaagaggaggaggagagggaagaggaaaatgacaggAGAAATAAGGGAAGTGGTATAGCAGGGACAAGATAGAAgacatgaaagaaaagagaaggaaatgaaagaggaggcaAAAGAGAAGCACTTTCTCTGGAGTTAGGTCTTGCTCTAAGCAAAATGTTGAGATACTGTATATACAATTGTTTTTGTGTTCTCCAATTTTCATTTCTGCCTCATTCTCTGTGGACCCTGGTGCTATCATTTGGTCCTAAAGTCCCTCCCGATACACACCTTTTATACCTCCCCCCTCCAACAAACACTCTCAAAACTCCCATTTCTCAATGCGTCTCTCCTTAAtgagatatttgaaaaatatcagtATAATGGAACCTAATCATTTTGTGGAATTCACAGTCCCCAAACTTCCGAAATCTATCATTCTCTACTTAGGGGAATTCCAGGTGATGTCACAAAATGAAGCGGAAAAAATTTAAGGCAGTATTTTGAAATAAGATTCCTTTCTTGGAGGGTCATCTCCTATGCTGAGCTCCACTGCACAGTCCCTGATGTGCTTTGCTTTCACCACTGCTGATGCGCCATTTCTCCACAGGCTCCCAGTGGCAAAGATTGAGCCTCTAGCTGGTTCTCAAGACATGTCTCTGGATGCAATCAAGTTggctttttggtttctttttattttgtttttcaaaaacacTCCCACAGCTGGGTGtggagtggagcagagagagctggTTATTTGTACGTGTGGCTCTGTTGTGAATGGGGCTTGGGGTGAAGGGTGCTATTGCAGTTATATCCTATACGTATAGGGATACCTATCTCATGGCCTTATTCCCAGATTCCTTACTAAAAATAACCATCGTTTGCCAAAGTTCCCAGAGCCTGGACACAGTTACACTGTCAGTAAATGAATGTGACAACACAGCTTTTGCTGCTTGGCATTGGGAAGGTTTTAAAGTAAGAAAACTCGGGAAAGTTGTTGACAATGCTGGCAACATTTTCAATACTATATGATTTTAAGGATGAGTCTCTATTGAATAGAGCCATATCTAACAATGAGATATACATACATGTTTGCCAGCCTTCGTGTGACAACACAGGCTTCTCTTTGGAGTTGCCATCCCCACTGCTGTGGATGAGTAAGCTCTGCTCTGGGAAGGGATGCTTGGCTTCGGTGTTGATGCGAAGCCTCTTCAAACCGCAAATAGCCAGGTAGTCAGTGGGGAGAGTGTTCGTACTGCAGAGGGAAAGCTTTAAGTCGTGGACCAACGTGAAGTTCAACAGGCGGCCCAGCACAGATGTGTCTGTGAACCAGATGGTCAGAAGGCCATTGTAGCTTGTTCGCTCTACTGCAAAAGGCAGGACAGTTTTACAGCTGCACATCAGGTTAGCCAAGCTGTAGTCACAGTCCCGGATGTCTGCAGAGCAGCTGCAGTTCCGAATGGTGTTTTCCTTTGTGAAAATTAGCGTGCTATTCTCCTGACCTTTCGTGAAGCGTTCCAATGCAAAGACCCCCAGTGTGCCGATCAGGAGGAGGCAGTGCCTGGAAGGCGGTGCCATGCTTGTCCTGTGTGGGTCAGCGTGTTCCTGTCTCACCTTCATGAGCTAATTCACTGGCACTCACCTGGAAGAAAACATGCAGCTTTGTTATCACAGCCTATCATTAGAAATACACAGCATGTGGAAAAAGAACCCCCTAAATAACAAATGGTAAACTTTTCTCTCTTGCAATTCTTATAAAGGCATGCAATGCTTGAACCCAAGCACCAGGAATGGTCTTTTCTCAGAACCTCACGAGAGGCAGCAGCCAAGCCTCTGAACTCTGCTAACCAGAGGCATAAAACTCCAAGTGATGTCTACTGACAGCGAGACTAATGAGCCAACAGAAGAGCGAGAGTGGGTGTCAGAGAGGAGACCTACCGCATCCTCTCTACAGGCGGGGACTTGGAGTTACGTGAGTGAGCACATCCTCCACACATCCAATTACTAACATTTAGTACCTGTACACCCCTAAACATGCATTGCTCCTCCCTCCCCAATATCTGACTTCCTGGAATTCAGGAGACAAACAGTTCCTTGTTGGATTCAGCAACCCAAGCACTTCCTATTAAGCAACATAGCATAAATACCAAAGAAGCATGTAGTTAATGGTAAACTTTAATTCCTAACTAGACAAATATGCTCCCCTCAGCCCAAccatatttatctgtttttaggTCCATTCACTATTTTCCTGGCCTCCTGGAATGTATGTGCATATCAGAGTAAATTGTAACTGTGGTAGTAGACAAAGAAAAGACTAATCGCCCACCAATTACAATGATCTTGATTTATCTACTGCTATTCCAGAATACATTTTATGAATTGATTTTGTCAAACAATTTATTGTCGGGCCAAAActaagcaatatataaaaattgctAAATGATCTGAATAAATTAGGAggcaattttttatttatttataaagaaaatgaaattttattattattttttacattctaggctgttgtggagcagttgggagggaggagaagagaagaaaggagaaggaaatgggatggaaggaggaaggagtagGGGCAGGATTcaggcctgtggcaaccccctcattcccataggggagactggggggcttccagaggtggcttggtcattgctgggctgggcgatgtcaggggggtgtggaaaagccctcgccccccaccgtcccagctcaggaagctgggacccttcttgctgcagcttggtggtcattgctgggctggttgcacgaTAGATGGAAGGGTCAGTCTGAGAGTTAAACATGTGTCCAAAGAGTATGGTAACAGCAGGAGAGAGGCTAGGCAGACACGCAAAGCTCAGGGTGCAAGATGAGGCCAGCCTCATCTTGATGGCAAAGCAAGGCAATGAGAATCCAAAGGAGGCAAAGCTAAAAGTGACGGGGACCAGGTAGACAGGCAAACAGCACAAATCCGTCAGTAGGTGGCTGAAGTGCAGGGAGGATAAAAATAAGCTCAGCTGAGTCAACTTGAACAGACGGTGAGATATTATTGGTTCACAGCAATTGTAACtgtattcctttattcattcattcaacaaatgcttatggAGAGTTTACTCAGTGGCAGGAACTTTGCTAGCCCCAGAGATCCAGCCCCAGAACAAGACAATCCAGGGCCTAGCTGTCATGGAGCTAATGTTCTAATGAACTTGATTCTGCTTCCAATTGGCTGTGGTGTCAGAGCCCaaggccaggccaggcctgcCTGTGAGGACCAAGAGACTGCAGtagtggggaaggggagaaggcaAGGTCAGGATCCAGGTGGGGCCACGTGCCAGCACGGGCCATGCGCCAGCACGGGCCATGCGCCAGCTCTGGCCTAGgccaagcagaagaaacaaagaTAATCAAGGCCTGGATCCTGCCCTGCAGGGGTGCATACTCAAAGGAAGAAGACAAATACGGCTGGACTGAGAAGGCTATACTGAACATACAGACAGTTATAAGAAGATAGCAGAGAGATAGAATAAATTCCATTTGGGGGACTGGATAGGCAGCTTACAGTGCTTTGTGTTTATCTGAAGTTGGCACAGGATTTTCTTAAAGGATTTATTAGTAGGTACATTTTGTAACAAAATAAAGAGCATTGAAAAACTCAAGAAAGCCAGAATTCTCTGTGAACAAGAGGCTAAACAGTTTTAACTAGTGCTAGAATGTGGTGGTGATTACCCCCCTTAGTAAAGAACAGTGAAAGATGCATTCATTACAAGATAATTTTAGATGAATGGCTGTCCCAGATTCCACCAGAGTTTCTGGGACTTCATGTCCCCATAACCCTGTCATCCCAGAACTAGGACTACTGTTAATACCATTGGCCCACTCTGACCCCAGGCTTAAAGCGAAAGGGAGGGAAGAGCAACTATACAGAACCAGGTGAGAGATTCTTTCAGGAGCTGATACTGTTCAGAGGTGTGTATGGAAGAGGAAAAaggtgggaaaagaaaaggatattGCTTTGCTGGAACATGTGGGACTGGCAGTTTCCAAAAGGATTTGTGAGCAACTATGCAACAGTCAAGGTCCTGGTTGGACTTCAGCGTGGTCTCTGCCTCCTGGACATCAGGGAGCCCAAAGGCCAGAACAAGGAGGCCAGATGCAGGAAGAGTCACTGAGAGTGTACACAGTGGAGCAAACATCCCTGGTAGCCAGTTTATGGAGGGGGGACCACAAAGATAACAGttgaacatttttcttcttcattttaccATGAATTTCTTTCTGTAGGTTTGTTGAATATAGATTTTGAATATCCTTGTTTCTCCAcgtatttattcatttgtgggCATATTCCAGTATGGCATAAGCAGATGGGGACAAATACATTACATCGTCCCTGCCCCTTTCCTATGGCTCTGACCACAGTGGGGGTGGAGCAGGCTCATATTAGGGGATAGCGGACAAGTCTCAGTGATGAAGCATACAGAAAGGGGGGAGGCTGAAAAAATGATGTGTCAGGCCAACAGGATCCCTTGACTCCCCCCTTCCCACTGACACCCCTACAACCCCCATGGCCCATCAATCTTCTCTGCCCtacgtttttaaatttttcaaactgTTGTCATCCTATGCTAATTATTTAGgtaatttcccttttctttttccccctcaaGAAGTATTTCCCTACTCAGGTATTACCTCCTCTATAAGCATCATGACTTCTCCCACCCACACACATAGTTAGGGCACAGTTAGGTGCAGACTTTACACCCCATACAAATTGTTATCATAGTGGCTGTCACACTATGTTTTGATTATTGGTTCAAGTGTCTCTTCCACTAGGGCAGAACTCCTTAAGGGAGTTCTTTTTTGGCTTTATCTTCTCAGTTTCCAGCACAGTGCCTATAGCAAGGCACGGTGCATGTAGCAAGGACTCAAcaaatttcattgaataaatgaaaaaacacagTTCACCAAATGTTTATTTACTAAAATTCTTTTAACTGCTAGTTAGAGAAATCCAATTCAGACTGGCttgagtaaaaaaaagaaaaaagaaaaaatgctcacatgtttaaaaaatcaagaaaggattTCAGGCATGGCTTGATCCAACTACTAAAAAAAGAGGTTGTCAGgaatcttttcatttcttagttCTTCTTTCCCCAGTCTGTGTGGGCTTCATTCTCAGACAAGCTCACACCTTCTGGGGACAAGACGGTCACTACTAGATCCAGGTGTACCTTTTACCACTGATTAATTCCCAGAGAACCAAAGTCTCTCTTTCCCAATAGTATCAGTCAAAAATGCATTGACTTCTCTAAGTAACATGCTCAGCCCTGGAACTGATGTATAGGATCAGCCACACTGGTAACAATGCACTGAGAGGACAGAACTGGTTCTACAAAGGAAAATCAGAGACCAATACCAGAAAAAGGCAAGGTAGGCAGTCAGAACAGTGGGTGCCCACAAGTCCATGTGTGAGCATGGCCACCAATTCCTTTTGGTCTCAGTAAACACTGGACACCACTTTGATAAAATACACTCCAGGAGTGCAGATATATGCCTCACTTTGTGGGATACACCTAGGATTCCTAATTGTCTCCTTTACTGGGAAACCCCTTATTTTCACCTCCTCAGAATCTTCAAGGATTTTTACAGGGACACACTTTGAGCATTTGTGAGAGACATCGTTGCCTATCTCCCCAAGTCCTGGCTTTTGAAATGTGTTTCTTGCCATGCTCAGACCCTGGCTTTCTTCTGCCTTTAACCCCAGGGCCATAGCTCAGATTTATATTCGACATTATCTGTTTCTTGCTGGAGCATCTCATCAGTTTCTGGCTCTTTTATTATCCCAGTCTCTTGAGTTTTTTCTAATTGCcttttcactttcaaaataaaaaccacttctgatttttaattaaactcacttctgaattaaattttttaactgcttttaatttttaattgctgTAAAGATTTGGAGAATGTCACTAGATTTTTCtgcaattattttttgtcttttgtgttaCGACTATAGAATTCAAAACATCAttattcatgaaattttaaatctgttttgGGCAAGTGGTCCAAATGCTATCCTCCCACTGACACAATATCTCCTTACTACTAATATCTTCTTATAAACAGAACTAGTCCAGTTTGAAACATTCCTTTTGGAGCCAAGTATAAACATTATCTAAATGTTGGGTGTAATCCTAGATTGAGAAGGAATCTGTGTGGAATTTGTTTTGAAGTAAATAATGCCTGTATCTGCTCAATTCAGAAGTCTTTGCCTTCATGCAGCTAGTTGCTAGTATTAATTTCAATCAAGATTTCTTCAgcttcaatataaaaataacattttaacttATTCTGAATAGTAGCTCTGGTTTTCAGACATGTTCAGTGATTTAAAGGCTCAGACATTTAACTCTCATACACAGTTATCAGCAGCTTGCCTGAAAAATTTAGATGCATTGACACCACCTGAGTTGATGTCATGGTTGCATAAAGCCACTTATTATGCCTTACAAGCCAGGTATATCATAGGTTTCTATTGCACACCAACACCCacattctccttttctcccttggCACACTGCTGGACTTCATTTCCAAGCTTCTTGCAGTGAAGTGGTGCCATGCGACTGAGTTCTGGCAGTGGAATGTGGTGGAAGATTCCATGGAGGATCCCAGGGCCCTAGAAGATGACAGAACTATAGACAAAAGCTTGAGTCCCTAAATGACCTTATGGAGCAGAgaactcccctctcccccttaaTGGCATTAGACTGTGATGTGAGGGACAAATAGGCCTTTACTATTCTAAGCCACtgacatttttaagtttttcatgGCAGTTAGCCTACCCTGACTAATAAAGCAGGTGCTAATACTGTTTTGCCACCTAtgatttttccatccttttttctcaaaagaaaatgagaaatcaacATTTAGAGAACATTTATTTGGGGCTAGGCAATGGCCTAAGTggttggaaataaaaaaagatatcatCTCTGCCCTCAAGGGACTTGAAATTTGCCCAAGGAACTTAGAATGTACTCTGGGAACAAACACCTGGGCAACTAATCATGAGACGATGTGATTAGCAGATGCAGATGAAGTGCTgggcaggaagaaaaggaaaaggctttCAGAGGGGGTGCTGTTTGGCCTAGGCAGA contains the following coding sequences:
- the EPCIP gene encoding polycystin-1-interacting protein 1 isoform X3, translating into MKVRQEHADPHRTSMAPPSRHCLLLIGTLGVFALERFTKGQENSTLIFTKENTIRNCSCSADIRDCDYSLANLMCSCKTVLPFAVERTSYNGLLTIWFTDTSVLGRLLNFTLVHDLKLSLCSTNTLPTDYLAICGLKRLRINTEAKHPFPEQSLLIHSSGDGNSKEKPVLSHEGWQTLV
- the EPCIP gene encoding polycystin-1-interacting protein 1 isoform X1 — its product is MKVRQEHADPHRTSMAPPSRHCLLLIGTLGVFALERFTKGQENSTLIFTKENTIRNCSCSADIRDCDYSLANLMCSCKTVLPFAVERTSYNGLLTIWFTDTSVLGRLLNFTLVHDLKLSLCSTNTLPTDYLAICGLKRLRINTEAKHPFPEQSLLIHSSGDGNSKEKPVLSHEGWQTCMYISLLDMALFNRDSSLKSYSIENVASIVNNFPEFSYFKTFPMPSSKSCVVTFIY
- the EPCIP gene encoding polycystin-1-interacting protein 1 isoform X2, which encodes MKVRQEHADPHRTSMAPPSRHCLLLIGTLGVFALERFTKGQENSTLIFTKENTIRNCSCSADIRDCDYSLANLMCSCKTVLPFAVERTSYNGLLTIWFTDTSVLGRLLNFTLVHDLKLSLCSTNTLPTDYLAICGLKRLRINTEAKHPFPEQSLLIHSSGDGNSKEKPVLSHEGWQTSFDYRSRRVHICLVHYCIPTT